One Deltaproteobacteria bacterium DNA window includes the following coding sequences:
- a CDS encoding alanine--glyoxylate aminotransferase family protein: MIKSYLLAPGPTPVPPEVAAAMALPVIHHRTPQFGEMLAEVQEGLRELFGTGQDVLVLAASGTGAMEGSVTNLLSPGDEVVVVNGGKFGERWTKICQGYGVVVHEVTVEWGRAVEPAAVAHALEAHPKVRAVFAQASETSTCVLHPVPALAELTRRRDVLLVVDGITAVGVVDLPMDRLGIDVLVTGSQKALMLPPGLAFAALSERAWAATERARLPRFYFDFRRERKGVAERSTAWTPAISLIYGLRAALRLLLDEGLPGVYARHDRLARATRAAAAALGLGLLAPDAPSPAATAIRLPDGLDGSALFRYLRDRMRVTFAGGQDRLKGKVIRIAHLGYVDAFDVVTGVAALELALRHFGAPVELGRGVGAAEAVLAEGLPAR, translated from the coding sequence GTGATCAAATCGTATCTGCTCGCGCCCGGTCCCACCCCGGTGCCGCCCGAGGTGGCGGCCGCGATGGCGCTGCCCGTGATCCACCATCGCACGCCGCAGTTCGGCGAGATGCTGGCCGAGGTGCAGGAGGGGCTGCGCGAGCTCTTCGGGACCGGCCAGGACGTGCTCGTGCTCGCCGCCTCGGGCACCGGCGCCATGGAGGGCTCGGTCACCAACCTCCTCTCGCCCGGGGACGAGGTGGTCGTCGTCAACGGGGGCAAGTTCGGCGAGCGCTGGACGAAGATCTGCCAGGGCTACGGCGTCGTGGTGCACGAGGTGACCGTCGAGTGGGGGCGGGCGGTCGAGCCGGCGGCGGTGGCGCATGCCCTCGAGGCGCACCCGAAGGTCCGCGCCGTCTTCGCGCAGGCGAGCGAGACCTCCACCTGCGTCCTTCACCCCGTCCCGGCCCTCGCCGAGCTCACCCGCCGGCGCGACGTGCTCCTCGTGGTCGACGGGATCACCGCGGTCGGCGTCGTCGACCTGCCCATGGACCGGCTCGGCATCGACGTGCTCGTCACCGGCTCGCAGAAGGCCCTCATGCTGCCGCCGGGGCTCGCCTTCGCCGCGCTCTCGGAGCGCGCCTGGGCGGCGACCGAGCGCGCGCGGCTGCCGCGCTTCTACTTCGACTTCCGGCGCGAGCGGAAGGGCGTGGCTGAGCGCTCGACGGCCTGGACGCCGGCCATCTCGCTCATCTACGGGCTGCGCGCCGCGCTCCGCCTGCTGCTCGACGAGGGGCTCCCGGGGGTCTACGCCCGCCACGACCGGCTGGCACGCGCCACGCGCGCGGCAGCGGCGGCGCTCGGACTCGGCCTCCTCGCCCCCGACGCTCCGAGCCCGGCGGCGACGGCGATCCGCCTGCCGGACGGTCTCGACGGCAGCGCGCTCTTCCGCTACCTGCGCGACCGCATGCGGGTCACCTTCGCCGGAGGCCAGGACCGGCTGAAGGGAAAGGTCATCCGCATCGCGCACCTCGGCTACGTCGACGCCTTCGACGTGGTGACCGGGGTCGCTGCGCTCGAGCTCGCGCTTCGTCACTTCGGCGCGCCGGTCGAGCTCGGACGCGGCGTCGGCGCGGCCGAGGCGGTGCTCGCCGAGGGGCTGCCCGCGCGCTGA
- a CDS encoding TolC family protein has product MSRRLPLAYLTVLALATAVPSAGEDPPDAREPSWRGAGLAPSWRRSLPESEALRIPTPITRDEEVERVTLKEAIGIALENNPGIAAQRLEPTRQGAGVLQAGATFDPTLSGELTHRNSITPNASALAGTRTLVTDDRSANLHLFKTFRTGTTATVDFLNDRLDTNPRFQQLRPEYQAALNLSLVQPLLRNFGWDFSYLIVRVAEQVADAAVYQYQAQVADFVQQVIEAYWNVVRTRENLEVQRESKTLADRTVHENEARVRVGLLPPVAVLEAEADAKSREEQVIQADNDLAVARQLLAQTAFYRPADTFVPRTLEPADEVVPEDVTVDIEHGLSTALSNRPEIQASARGILVQQLNERIATNGLLPRLDVVGSYGVNGLSGTNRAVSLTTVAFSPTDLGGGRCVPLGSGQGFICKVVLNAASPFAGSASEAYRRLESNDFRSYSFGLQFQMPLSNALARSELTQSRITRSQAELNHRQLLSNVTLEVRKSAADVTSARQRIDTTRVARALAEENLRNQEKRHEVGMATTKDLLDFQTRLTSARAAEVQAKVDYAIAVASWLRAQGRLLANYQVVVEQPGRRGTPWFARF; this is encoded by the coding sequence GTGTCGCGCCGCCTCCCACTCGCCTACCTGACCGTGCTCGCACTCGCCACGGCGGTGCCGTCCGCCGGCGAGGACCCTCCCGACGCTCGCGAGCCGTCGTGGCGCGGTGCAGGCCTCGCCCCGTCGTGGCGCCGGAGTTTGCCGGAGAGCGAGGCGCTCCGCATCCCCACGCCGATCACGCGCGACGAGGAAGTCGAGCGGGTGACGCTCAAGGAGGCGATCGGCATCGCGCTCGAGAACAACCCCGGCATCGCCGCTCAGCGCCTCGAGCCGACGCGACAGGGCGCGGGCGTCCTGCAGGCCGGGGCCACCTTCGACCCGACGCTGTCGGGCGAGCTCACGCACCGGAACAGCATCACCCCTAACGCGAGCGCACTGGCCGGCACCCGTACCCTCGTCACGGACGACCGGAGCGCCAACTTGCACCTCTTCAAGACCTTCCGGACCGGCACCACCGCGACCGTCGACTTCCTGAACGACCGGCTGGACACCAATCCCCGCTTCCAGCAGCTCCGCCCGGAGTACCAGGCGGCGCTCAACCTCTCGCTCGTCCAACCCCTCCTCAGGAACTTCGGGTGGGACTTCTCCTACCTCATCGTGCGCGTCGCGGAGCAGGTGGCGGATGCCGCGGTCTACCAGTACCAGGCACAGGTGGCCGACTTCGTCCAGCAGGTGATCGAGGCGTACTGGAACGTCGTCCGGACGCGCGAGAACCTCGAGGTGCAGCGCGAGTCCAAGACGCTCGCCGACCGCACCGTCCACGAGAACGAGGCCCGGGTGCGGGTGGGGCTGCTTCCGCCCGTCGCCGTGCTCGAGGCGGAGGCCGACGCCAAGAGCCGCGAGGAGCAGGTGATCCAGGCTGACAACGACCTCGCCGTCGCCCGCCAGCTGCTGGCTCAGACAGCCTTCTATCGGCCGGCCGACACCTTCGTCCCCCGCACCCTGGAGCCCGCCGACGAGGTGGTTCCGGAGGACGTCACGGTCGACATCGAGCACGGGCTCAGCACGGCGCTGAGCAATCGCCCCGAGATCCAAGCCTCGGCGCGCGGCATCCTCGTTCAGCAGCTGAACGAGCGCATCGCCACCAACGGGCTCCTGCCGCGGCTCGACGTCGTCGGCAGCTACGGGGTGAATGGGCTGAGCGGCACGAATCGCGCCGTCTCCCTGACGACGGTCGCGTTCAGCCCGACGGACCTCGGGGGCGGGCGATGCGTTCCCCTCGGATCCGGCCAGGGGTTCATCTGCAAGGTTGTGCTCAACGCGGCCTCGCCCTTCGCCGGGTCCGCCAGTGAGGCGTACCGTCGGCTCGAGTCGAACGACTTCCGCAGCTACTCCTTCGGCCTCCAGTTCCAGATGCCGCTCTCGAACGCGCTCGCGCGCAGCGAGCTGACCCAGAGCCGGATCACGCGCAGCCAGGCGGAGCTGAACCACCGCCAGCTCCTCTCGAACGTCACCCTCGAGGTCCGCAAGAGCGCCGCCGACGTCACCTCGGCACGCCAGCGGATCGACACGACGCGCGTTGCCCGCGCGCTCGCCGAGGAGAACCTGCGCAACCAGGAAAAGCGGCACGAGGTCGGCATGGCGACCACGAAGGACCTGCTCGACTTCCAGACCCGGCTGACGAGCGCCCGCGCCGCCGAGGTGCAGGCGAAGGTCGACTACGCGATCGCCGTGGCCAGCTGGCTGCGGGCGCAAGGCCGGCTGCTCGCGAACTACCAGGTGGTGGTCGAGCAACCGGGGCGACGAGGCACCCCCTGGTTCGCGCGGTTCTGA
- a CDS encoding acyl-CoA synthetase: MSWNLGDIFDTLGEAVPGDSAALLHGERAVSWTAFTRRTNNLAAALRARGGQPGDKVALYLRNRPEYLEATVACFKARLVHVNVNFRYLGDELRYIMDDADAKFVVFAGEFAERLDALRPRLPRVQAYIQLDDGSPLAPFAAPYEPLAAEGRGAPLGIERSPDDLLFLYTGGTTGMPKGVMWRSEDLWRAIGGGGNPVLGEPPVASLDELAARVRARGPGLRHLPACPLMHGTGLFTAFITLTAGGSIATLGGVNFDPHELWHAVGRHAVNTIAIVGDAFAKPMLRALDERRGEYRLDSLISIISSGVMWSPEVKRALLAHHPSMVLFDSFGSSEAVGFGAAITTAAGESRTGRFQLGEKVKVFTEDGREVQPGSGEPGVVAHGGAIPVGYYKDPEKTARTFRVIDGVRYVIPGDWCTVEADGALTLLGRGSVCINTAGEKVYPEEVEEMLKTHPAVYDAVVVGVRDEKWGQAVIGLVELNRGATPGEDELRRHVRARLAGFKTPKRVLVVESIGRAPNGKADYASMARLAERLLVGAAG; encoded by the coding sequence GTGAGCTGGAATCTGGGCGACATCTTCGACACGCTCGGCGAGGCCGTCCCGGGCGACAGCGCGGCACTCCTCCACGGCGAGCGCGCCGTCAGCTGGACGGCGTTCACGCGGCGGACGAACAACCTGGCCGCGGCGCTCCGCGCGCGCGGCGGGCAGCCGGGCGACAAGGTGGCCCTCTACCTCCGCAACCGGCCCGAGTACCTCGAGGCCACCGTCGCCTGCTTCAAGGCCCGGCTGGTCCACGTCAACGTCAACTTCCGTTACCTGGGCGACGAGCTCCGCTACATCATGGACGACGCCGATGCGAAGTTCGTCGTGTTCGCCGGCGAGTTCGCCGAGCGCCTGGACGCGCTCCGCCCCAGGCTCCCGAGGGTGCAGGCCTACATCCAGCTGGACGACGGGAGCCCGCTCGCGCCCTTCGCCGCGCCCTACGAGCCGCTCGCCGCCGAAGGCCGCGGCGCGCCGCTCGGCATCGAGCGCTCGCCCGACGACCTCCTCTTCCTCTACACCGGCGGCACCACCGGCATGCCGAAGGGTGTCATGTGGCGGTCCGAGGACCTCTGGCGTGCGATCGGGGGCGGTGGGAACCCGGTGCTCGGGGAGCCGCCGGTCGCGTCACTCGACGAGCTCGCCGCCCGCGTCCGCGCGCGCGGCCCCGGGCTCCGCCACCTGCCGGCCTGTCCCCTCATGCACGGCACCGGCCTCTTCACCGCCTTCATCACGCTCACCGCGGGCGGCTCGATCGCCACGCTCGGTGGCGTCAACTTCGACCCGCACGAGCTGTGGCATGCCGTCGGGCGCCACGCCGTCAACACGATCGCCATCGTGGGCGACGCCTTCGCCAAGCCGATGCTGCGGGCCCTCGACGAGCGGCGTGGGGAGTACCGGCTCGACAGCCTCATCTCCATCATCTCCTCGGGCGTCATGTGGTCGCCGGAGGTGAAGCGGGCGCTCCTCGCGCACCATCCGAGCATGGTCCTCTTCGATTCCTTCGGCTCCTCGGAGGCGGTCGGCTTCGGCGCCGCGATCACCACCGCCGCGGGCGAGTCGCGGACGGGCCGCTTCCAGCTCGGGGAGAAGGTGAAGGTCTTCACCGAGGACGGCCGCGAGGTCCAGCCGGGCAGCGGCGAACCGGGGGTCGTCGCGCATGGTGGCGCGATCCCCGTCGGGTACTACAAGGACCCCGAGAAGACCGCGCGCACGTTCCGGGTCATCGACGGCGTACGCTACGTGATCCCGGGCGACTGGTGCACGGTGGAGGCCGACGGGGCGCTGACGCTCCTCGGCCGCGGCAGCGTCTGCATCAACACCGCCGGCGAGAAGGTCTACCCGGAGGAGGTGGAGGAGATGCTGAAGACCCATCCCGCCGTCTACGACGCGGTCGTGGTCGGTGTCCGCGACGAGAAATGGGGGCAGGCGGTCATCGGGCTCGTCGAGCTCAACCGGGGTGCCACCCCCGGCGAGGATGAGCTCCGCCGCCACGTGCGTGCGCGCCTGGCTGGGTTCAAGACGCCCAAGCGCGTGCTCGTCGTCGAATCGATCGGGCGGGCGCCGAACGGAAAGGCGGACTACGCGAGCATGGCGCGCCTCGCGGAGCGGCTGCTGGTGGGCGCGGCGGGGTAA
- the folE gene encoding GTP cyclohydrolase I FolE — translation MREDLEAHVRAILRALDPEPEREGLRRSPARVARALEFLTRGYDVDPKQVINGALFVEEYSEMIVLKDIDFYSMCEHHVLPFFGKAHVAYLPQHRIIGISKIARLVEIFARRLQVQERMTTQIANTIMEELDPLGVGVVLEAEHLCMRMRGVEKQNSVVVTSAMLGAFRAQQPTREEFMTLIGRR, via the coding sequence ATGCGCGAGGATCTCGAGGCCCACGTGCGGGCGATTCTGCGCGCCCTCGACCCGGAGCCGGAGCGGGAAGGCCTCCGGCGCTCGCCCGCGCGCGTCGCCCGCGCGCTCGAGTTCCTGACGCGCGGCTACGACGTCGACCCGAAGCAGGTCATCAACGGCGCGCTCTTCGTCGAAGAGTATTCGGAGATGATCGTGCTCAAGGACATCGACTTCTACTCGATGTGCGAGCATCACGTCCTCCCCTTCTTCGGCAAGGCGCACGTCGCCTACCTGCCCCAGCATCGCATCATCGGCATCAGCAAGATCGCCCGGCTGGTCGAAATCTTCGCGCGCCGCCTGCAGGTCCAGGAGCGCATGACGACCCAGATCGCGAACACGATCATGGAGGAGCTCGATCCCCTGGGAGTCGGCGTCGTGCTCGAGGCCGAGCACCTCTGCATGCGCATGCGCGGGGTCGAGAAGCAGAATTCCGTGGTGGTGACGAGCGCGATGCTCGGCGCGTTCCGCGCGCAGCAGCCGACCCGCGAGGAGTTCATGACGCTGATCGGGCGGCGGTGA
- a CDS encoding methylenetetrahydrofolate reductase [NAD(P)H] has translation MKITDILARGGPCISFEFFPPKTPEGEAALMRTIEALKPLGPGFVSVTRTGAKPREAPVELVTRIRALGIEAAAHVTCIEAGREELAAHYELIEARGIENVVAIRGDRPGEGSFHPPLNGFRYAVDMIRFVRARGHKLCLVGGGHPEGHPECRDLELNIQHLKMKVDAGLDAVITQLFYDNADYFAFVERARRAGIGVPLVPGIMPITNVPQIERITALSGNQIPAALRAALERVRDDEQAALAVGVEWATRQCAELLRSGAPGIHFYTLNKSPATRAIFENLCREGLVGGPLPRLATPSPIR, from the coding sequence ATGAAGATCACCGACATCCTCGCCCGCGGCGGGCCCTGCATCTCGTTCGAGTTCTTCCCGCCGAAGACGCCCGAGGGCGAGGCCGCCCTCATGCGCACGATCGAGGCGCTCAAGCCGCTGGGGCCGGGATTCGTCTCGGTGACGCGGACGGGTGCCAAGCCGCGCGAGGCGCCGGTGGAGCTCGTGACGCGCATCCGGGCGCTCGGCATCGAGGCAGCGGCGCACGTCACCTGCATCGAGGCCGGGCGCGAGGAGCTCGCGGCGCACTACGAGCTCATCGAGGCGCGCGGCATCGAGAACGTGGTCGCCATTCGCGGCGATCGGCCGGGCGAGGGGAGCTTTCACCCCCCACTCAACGGCTTCCGCTACGCCGTCGACATGATCCGCTTCGTACGCGCGCGCGGCCACAAGCTGTGCCTGGTGGGCGGCGGCCATCCCGAAGGCCACCCCGAGTGCCGGGACCTGGAGCTCAACATCCAGCACCTCAAGATGAAGGTCGACGCCGGGCTCGATGCCGTCATCACCCAGCTCTTCTACGACAACGCCGACTACTTCGCGTTCGTCGAGCGGGCGCGGCGGGCGGGCATCGGCGTGCCGCTCGTCCCCGGCATCATGCCGATCACCAACGTGCCGCAGATCGAACGCATCACGGCGCTCAGCGGCAATCAGATCCCCGCCGCGCTCCGCGCCGCGCTCGAGCGCGTGCGCGACGACGAGCAGGCGGCGCTCGCGGTCGGCGTGGAGTGGGCGACGCGGCAGTGCGCCGAGCTGCTGCGCAGCGGGGCTCCGGGGATCCACTTCTACACGCTCAACAAGTCGCCGGCGACGCGCGCGATCTTCGAGAACCTGTGCCGCGAGGGGCTGGTCGGAGGCCCGCTGCCGCGCCTTGCCACGCCTTCGCCCATCCGTTAG
- a CDS encoding homoserine kinase, whose product MPSCDPKKRRTSSIRRNPAPVKAFSAAKRIFSLTNAAPNDTLRRLFGWNSGGLGRRAEMAVYTELGTRELAEIVEDYGLAKLIAASGIAAGSVNTSYLLETTRGKHLLRIDEVKSELEVKRELDLLLFLRKHGFPCPQPVADRKGRHYREVNGKCLTLYRYVDGHTVSPARLTTAQIENVGRVLADLHTIGKSYKKGIDNRFSYDRVADLYAQVRERLPSYFKRIVRTLDDEVDYLQGYLESKLPKGVIHGDLFDDNVIFKGDKLVAMLDFEAACRGKFIFDLATAVNALCFDGESYQLKRFEALIAGYESLRALSLAEWDAFPNELRFSAVRFTITRLHDFFLNPVDAGSRVNKDFREFYERLQILRRERDGGMEGLLMAMATGYDYRKYQKVKALEKKGSH is encoded by the coding sequence ATGCCATCATGCGACCCAAAAAAAAGAAGAACATCTTCTATACGGCGCAACCCCGCGCCGGTAAAGGCGTTTTCCGCGGCGAAGCGAATTTTCAGCTTGACAAATGCCGCACCTAACGATACTTTGCGACGGCTTTTTGGGTGGAATTCCGGTGGGTTAGGGAGGCGGGCGGAGATGGCCGTTTACACCGAGCTCGGAACGCGCGAGCTCGCCGAAATTGTCGAGGACTACGGTCTCGCGAAGCTCATCGCGGCGAGTGGAATCGCGGCGGGCTCCGTCAACACCTCCTATCTGCTCGAGACCACGCGCGGAAAGCATCTGCTGCGCATCGACGAGGTGAAGAGCGAGCTCGAGGTGAAGCGTGAGCTCGACCTGCTCCTCTTCCTGCGCAAGCACGGCTTTCCCTGCCCGCAGCCGGTCGCCGACCGCAAGGGGCGGCACTACCGCGAGGTGAACGGCAAGTGCCTCACGCTCTACCGCTACGTCGACGGGCACACCGTGTCTCCCGCGCGCCTCACGACGGCGCAGATCGAGAACGTCGGCCGCGTGCTCGCCGACCTCCACACGATCGGCAAGAGCTACAAGAAGGGCATCGACAATCGCTTCAGCTACGACCGCGTGGCAGACCTCTACGCGCAGGTGCGGGAGCGGCTCCCCTCCTACTTCAAGCGGATCGTCCGCACGCTCGACGACGAGGTCGATTACCTCCAGGGGTATCTCGAGAGCAAGCTTCCGAAGGGCGTCATTCACGGCGACCTCTTCGACGACAACGTCATCTTCAAGGGCGACAAGCTCGTCGCCATGCTCGACTTCGAGGCGGCCTGCCGCGGCAAGTTCATCTTCGACCTGGCGACCGCGGTGAACGCCCTGTGCTTCGACGGCGAGAGCTACCAGCTCAAGCGCTTCGAGGCGCTCATCGCGGGCTACGAGTCGCTGCGCGCTCTGTCGCTCGCCGAGTGGGACGCGTTCCCGAATGAGCTGCGATTCTCGGCGGTCCGCTTCACGATCACCCGCCTGCACGATTTCTTCCTGAATCCGGTCGACGCGGGGTCGCGGGTGAACAAGGACTTCCGGGAGTTCTACGAGCGGCTGCAGATCTTGCGGCGGGAGCGGGACGGCGGCATGGAAGGGCTGCTCATGGCCATGGCCACCGGCTACGACTACCGCAAGTACCAGAAGGTGAAGGCGCTCGAGAAGAAAGGCTCGCACTAG
- the nth gene encoding endonuclease III yields MNVARESRERRRARARQIARRLARAYPDAWCALHYQNPWQLLVATILSAQCTDAMVNQVTPRLFAEYPGPQELAAAPGDALEAIVKPTGFFRQKAKALQAVARILVERHEGRVPQTMEELCALPGVGRKTANVVLGTAFGQPAIFVDTHVRRLAGRLGLTTNDDPDKIEANLRELLPPKEWTRFAHRLIHHGRRVCVARKPRCSVCPVAEWCPRIGVTASA; encoded by the coding sequence CTGAACGTCGCACGCGAGAGCCGGGAGAGGCGTCGCGCGCGGGCTCGCCAGATCGCGCGCCGCCTGGCACGCGCCTATCCGGACGCGTGGTGCGCGCTCCACTACCAGAACCCGTGGCAGCTGCTGGTGGCGACCATCCTCTCGGCGCAGTGCACCGACGCGATGGTGAACCAGGTGACGCCGCGTCTGTTCGCCGAGTATCCGGGCCCGCAAGAGCTGGCCGCCGCGCCCGGGGATGCGCTCGAGGCGATCGTCAAGCCGACCGGGTTCTTTCGCCAGAAGGCGAAGGCGCTCCAGGCGGTGGCGCGCATCCTCGTCGAGCGGCACGAAGGACGGGTGCCGCAGACGATGGAGGAGCTCTGCGCGCTCCCCGGGGTGGGGCGGAAGACCGCGAACGTCGTCCTCGGCACCGCCTTCGGCCAGCCGGCCATCTTCGTCGACACGCACGTGCGGCGCCTGGCCGGTCGGCTCGGGCTCACGACGAACGACGACCCCGACAAGATCGAGGCCAACCTGCGCGAGCTGTTGCCGCCGAAGGAGTGGACGCGGTTCGCACACCGCCTGATCCACCACGGCCGCCGCGTGTGCGTGGCGCGGAAGCCCCGCTGCAGCGTCTGCCCCGTGGCCGAGTGGTGCCCGCGGATCGGCGTCACGGCGTCGGCGTAA
- a CDS encoding glycerol-3-phosphate dehydrogenase/oxidase codes for MTPRSAALARLGSETFDLLVIGGGINGAGIARDAAMRGLRTALVEHADFASGTSSRSSKLIHGGFRYLEQGDVRLVLEACRERERLRRLAPHLVRPQEFIFPVYEDGPVGRFKLAAGLWAYDLMAGLWNVHRHRMLSARATRKAEPALRTEGLRGAGCYWDCRTDDARLVLETILAAGREGAVAVSYARVAALLKEDGRLAGARLVDRLGGGEVSVRARVVVNATGPWVDTVAALDAPAPARLRLTKGVHVLVPRARVGNRAAVVLHAVKDGRVMFVIPWQEQTLVGTTDTDHEGGPDVPPVVEAADVTYLLETVNHYFPAARLSREDVTSAFAGLRPLIAPPAGAAVAPSSVSREEEIFASPSGLISIAGGKLTTHRLVAAAVVERVIDALRRGGDQRRFGRCRTGTVPLPGGAAPPDSVAAAVLSRDGNGLAPPVIGHLADRYGSRAGEVLHLVAADRRLADPIVPTLPDPRAEVLEAVEREGALTVEDVLRRRTQISLREESEGVKAAGEVAALMAGPLGWTPEAARAAAESYAAVVEEGRRRWR; via the coding sequence GTGACCCCGCGCAGCGCGGCGCTCGCCCGGCTCGGCAGCGAGACCTTCGACCTCCTCGTCATCGGCGGCGGCATCAACGGCGCAGGGATCGCGCGCGACGCCGCCATGCGCGGCCTCCGGACGGCGCTCGTCGAGCATGCGGACTTCGCCTCGGGCACCTCGAGCCGGTCCTCGAAGCTGATCCACGGAGGATTCCGGTACCTCGAGCAGGGCGATGTCCGGCTGGTCCTCGAGGCGTGCCGCGAGCGCGAGCGGCTGCGGCGGCTCGCGCCGCACCTCGTGCGCCCGCAGGAGTTCATCTTCCCGGTGTACGAAGACGGTCCGGTCGGGAGATTCAAGCTCGCTGCCGGGCTCTGGGCATACGATCTCATGGCCGGCCTGTGGAACGTCCATCGCCATCGCATGCTCTCGGCGCGCGCCACACGGAAGGCCGAGCCTGCCTTGCGGACGGAGGGTCTGCGGGGCGCCGGGTGCTACTGGGACTGCCGCACCGACGACGCGCGGCTCGTCCTCGAGACGATCCTCGCCGCGGGGCGCGAGGGCGCCGTCGCGGTGTCGTACGCGCGCGTGGCGGCGCTTCTCAAGGAGGACGGCCGGCTCGCCGGCGCACGGCTGGTCGACCGGCTCGGGGGCGGGGAGGTGAGCGTCCGGGCCCGCGTCGTCGTCAACGCGACCGGCCCGTGGGTGGACACCGTGGCGGCCCTCGACGCACCGGCGCCGGCGCGGCTGCGGCTGACCAAGGGGGTGCACGTCCTCGTCCCCCGGGCGCGGGTCGGCAACCGGGCGGCGGTCGTGCTGCACGCCGTCAAGGACGGCCGCGTGATGTTCGTCATCCCGTGGCAGGAGCAGACGCTGGTCGGCACCACCGACACCGACCACGAGGGCGGTCCCGACGTCCCGCCCGTCGTCGAGGCGGCCGACGTCACCTACCTGCTGGAAACGGTGAACCACTATTTCCCGGCCGCCCGTCTCTCGCGGGAGGATGTGACCAGCGCCTTCGCCGGGCTCCGGCCGCTGATCGCGCCGCCCGCCGGCGCCGCGGTGGCGCCCTCCAGCGTGTCGCGCGAGGAGGAGATCTTCGCCTCGCCCTCGGGTCTGATCTCGATCGCGGGCGGCAAGCTCACGACCCATCGGCTGGTGGCGGCGGCGGTCGTCGAGCGCGTGATCGACGCGCTCCGCCGGGGCGGCGACCAGCGCCGCTTCGGCCGCTGCCGGACGGGCACAGTGCCGCTGCCGGGCGGGGCGGCGCCGCCGGACTCGGTGGCGGCGGCGGTCCTGTCGCGCGACGGCAACGGGCTTGCGCCCCCGGTGATCGGCCACCTGGCCGACCGCTACGGCAGCCGAGCGGGCGAGGTGCTGCATCTCGTCGCGGCCGACCGCCGGCTCGCCGACCCGATCGTCCCGACGCTTCCCGACCCGCGCGCCGAGGTGCTCGAGGCCGTCGAGCGCGAGGGCGCGCTGACCGTCGAGGACGTGCTCCGCCGCCGCACGCAGATCTCGCTGCGCGAGGAGAGCGAGGGCGTCAAGGCGGCCGGGGAGGTGGCCGCGTTGATGGCGGGACCGCTCGGCTGGACGCCCGAGGCCGCGCGCGCCGCTGCGGAGAGCTATGCCGCGGTGGTGGAAGAGGGCCGCCGGCGGTGGCGCTGA
- a CDS encoding isocitrate/isopropylmalate dehydrogenase family protein, which translates to MARGGAGRVRPATLIPGDGIGPEVIAAAVQVMEAAGGRIAWDVQKAGKAAFDESGTPIPDALIRSIRRTRVGLKGPLETQVGRVGYRSVNVALRKTFDLYANVRPIRTLPGVRSAFSGVDLIVVRENTEDVYAGIEHQIAPGVVESVKVITARASRRIARYAFELARRQRRRRVTSIHKANIMKLSDGLFLACARQIAKHHRRVHYDELIVDNACMQLVLRPQEFDVLLLENLYGDIVSDLCAGLVGGLGLVPGANIGDRCAIFEAVHGTAPDIAGKGLANPLAAIFSGIMLLRHIGQAGPAKRLERAAHRLLAEGRTRTRDLGGKATTKQMTERLIALL; encoded by the coding sequence ATGGCGCGCGGCGGGGCGGGGAGGGTGCGGCCGGCGACGCTCATTCCGGGGGACGGCATCGGCCCCGAGGTGATCGCCGCCGCGGTGCAGGTGATGGAGGCGGCAGGCGGCCGCATCGCGTGGGACGTCCAGAAGGCGGGCAAGGCCGCCTTCGACGAGTCCGGGACGCCGATCCCGGACGCGCTCATCCGGTCGATCCGCCGCACGCGCGTCGGCCTGAAGGGCCCGCTCGAGACGCAGGTCGGGCGAGTCGGGTATCGCAGCGTGAACGTCGCGCTGCGCAAGACGTTCGATCTCTATGCCAACGTCCGGCCGATCCGGACGCTTCCCGGCGTGCGCTCTGCGTTCTCGGGCGTCGACCTGATCGTGGTGCGCGAGAACACGGAGGACGTCTACGCCGGGATCGAGCACCAGATCGCCCCGGGCGTGGTGGAAAGCGTCAAGGTGATCACCGCGCGCGCCTCGCGCCGCATCGCGCGCTACGCCTTCGAGCTCGCCCGCCGCCAGCGCCGCCGGCGCGTGACCTCCATCCACAAGGCGAACATCATGAAGCTCTCCGATGGGCTCTTCCTCGCCTGCGCGCGGCAGATCGCGAAGCACCATCGGCGCGTCCACTACGACGAGCTGATCGTCGACAATGCCTGCATGCAGCTCGTGCTCCGGCCGCAGGAGTTCGACGTGCTGCTGCTCGAGAACCTCTACGGCGACATCGTCTCGGACCTGTGTGCGGGGCTCGTCGGCGGCCTCGGCCTGGTGCCGGGCGCGAACATCGGCGACCGCTGCGCGATCTTCGAGGCGGTGCACGGGACCGCCCCGGACATCGCGGGCAAGGGCCTGGCCAACCCGCTCGCCGCGATCTTCTCGGGCATCATGCTCCTGCGGCACATCGGCCAGGCGGGTCCCGCGAAGCGTCTCGAGCGCGCCGCCCACCGCCTCCTGGCGGAGGGCCGGACCCGGACCCGCGACCTCGGCGGCAAGGCGACCACGAAGCAGATGACCGAGCGGCTGATCGCGCTGCTTTAG